The following coding sequences are from one Lemur catta isolate mLemCat1 chromosome 16, mLemCat1.pri, whole genome shotgun sequence window:
- the LOC123621723 gene encoding dynactin-associated protein, whose protein sequence is MDKKQGKYVLNVEHSENQPPVTCPSDQEAHSSTRWCPPSMDTTCDVSSDLTGVWVSPGILQHSRCPQPEVCNTQLKGNCRNDWSLWKVFLACLLACVITTAIGVLIICLVNNKGNDNVSVVIQLPRNNGEPTVTSPGTTSTTSQTTETTSTEPTTTTTSTDTTTATTSTQSTTSVTTTVTSAEPTTSTPSTEPTTTTTSTDTTTATTSTQSPTSAATTVTSAETTTPTPSTQLATTTAVPTTSSGTTDASTSTDSTTATTLITSRAIPNSP, encoded by the exons ATGGacaaaaagcaaggaaaatatGTACTGAATGTTGAACACTCTGAAAATCAGCCA CCAGTCACGTGTCCAAGTGACCAAGAGGCTCACAGCTCCACACGCTGGTGTCCACCTTCAATGGATACAACCTGTGATGTCTCCTCCGACTTGACTGGGGTCTGGGTGAGCCCAGGCATCCTTCAGCATTCCAGATGCCCACAGCCAGAAGTATGCAATACACAG TTGAAAGGAAATTGCCGCAATGACTGGTCTCTGTGGAAAGTCTTCCTGGCTTGTCTCTTAGCCTGTGTGATAACGACAGCAATTGGAGTGCTCATAATATGCCTGGtgaataataaaggaaatgacAATGTCTCCGTTGTTATCCAGCTACCAAGAAACAATGGAGAGCCTACAGTTACCTCACCTGGAACAACCTCGACAACTTCTCAAACTACAGAGACCACTTCAACGGAACCTACAACGACAACCACTTCAACGGATACCACAACTGCTACAACTTCCACTCAATCTACAACTTCAGTAACCACAACCGTCACTTCAGCTGAACCTACAACCTCTACCCCTTCAACAGAACCTACAACAACAACCACTTCAACAGATACCACAACTGCTACAACTTCCACTCAGTCTCCAACTTCAGCAGCCACAACCGTCACATCAGCTGAAACTACAACCCCTACTCCATCAACTCAGCTTGCAACCACAACAGCTGTTCCTACCACTTCAAGTGGAACCACAGATGCCTCCACTTCAACAGACTCTACAACTGCTACAACTTTAATAACGTCACGTGCTATTCCAAATTCACCGTAG